One stretch of Candidatus Saccharibacteria bacterium oral taxon 488 DNA includes these proteins:
- a CDS encoding HNH endonuclease codes for MSIPPSSVKILWAKSGNCCAMCNNPVVERQTDTLIPVGEMAHIKGHKPNSARYDDGQSDIERHSYNNLVLLCPACHTIIDKSVAKYSVDYLHEIKSLHEERIERAIKRSLPTITFRELEETLRHIIDNPPLKYDSEDFGLIPIKDKVHKNSLSPQTEQMLKMGMASVSLIDDFLNKNASEDYPEKLRIFFVQKYKNLRRDTDNGDAIFYSLVQAASSDSSDPRHMAAAYGIVAYYFQLCEVFEK; via the coding sequence ATGAGCATTCCTCCATCAAGCGTGAAAATTCTATGGGCAAAAAGCGGTAATTGCTGTGCAATGTGTAACAATCCAGTGGTTGAGCGTCAAACTGACACCCTGATTCCTGTAGGAGAAATGGCTCATATTAAGGGACATAAGCCGAATTCTGCACGCTATGACGACGGTCAGAGTGATATCGAACGTCATTCCTATAATAATCTTGTCCTTCTCTGTCCAGCGTGCCACACTATTATTGATAAGAGTGTGGCAAAATACTCTGTTGACTATCTTCATGAAATCAAATCTTTGCATGAGGAGCGCATTGAGCGAGCCATAAAGAGAAGCTTACCGACAATCACATTTAGAGAACTCGAGGAAACTCTTCGGCACATAATAGATAACCCTCCTTTGAAATACGATAGCGAAGACTTTGGACTGATACCTATAAAGGATAAAGTGCACAAAAATAGTCTAAGTCCGCAGACAGAGCAAATGTTAAAAATGGGCATGGCTTCTGTATCGCTGATTGATGATTTTTTAAACAAAAATGCTAGCGAAGACTATCCAGAAAAATTAAGGATATTTTTTGTACAAAAGTATAAAAATTTAAGAAGAGATACTGATAACGGGGATGCTATATTTTACTCTCTAGTGCAAGCAGCCTCTAGCGACAGTAGCGACCCTCGTCATATGGCTGCAGCTTACGGAATAGTGGCCTACTATTTTCAGCTATGTGAGGTGTTTGAAAAATGA